A single genomic interval of Trichocoleus sp. harbors:
- a CDS encoding FAD-dependent oxidoreductase produces the protein MTNQVYDVAIVGGGVAGAALLYALAAFTDLKRITLLEKYDRVAAVNSRATNNSQTIHCGDIETNYSLEKALKVRRSAQMLVRYGSQLPPAIRDQVIYRYPKMVLGVGSQECEFLRQRYTTFKPHFAGMQLLEKAQIAEVEPSVVKQDGQNRPEELVAIAIANEYTAINYGTLSQSFVEQAQTVSDKTIDLRLGCPVQAIEPAGSNYKITTPEETLTARFVVVSAGGHSLLFAHRMGIGLEYSCLPIAGNFYFTPPVLNGKVYTVQNDKLPFAAIHGDPDITAPGKTRFGPTALPLPLLERDNLKTVVDYLEVLKLDRTVAGVLWDLFKVRDIRNYIFKNMAFEMPIVNRRLFLQDARKIVPSLRLEDLEFAQGVGGIRPQLIDRTQRQLILGQAEVDPGNGIRFNITPSPGATTCLGNAEQDILRIQQHLGCQFDRSWFEAEQLTASEV, from the coding sequence ATGACGAACCAAGTTTATGATGTCGCAATTGTTGGCGGGGGTGTGGCAGGAGCCGCATTGCTCTATGCCTTGGCAGCTTTTACTGACTTGAAGCGGATCACTTTGCTGGAAAAGTACGATCGTGTTGCGGCAGTAAACTCAAGAGCCACAAACAACAGCCAGACGATTCACTGTGGCGATATTGAAACGAATTACAGTTTAGAAAAGGCGCTTAAAGTGCGGCGATCGGCTCAAATGTTGGTTCGCTATGGCAGTCAATTGCCGCCAGCCATTCGAGATCAGGTGATCTATCGCTATCCGAAAATGGTGCTGGGCGTTGGTTCTCAGGAATGCGAGTTTTTGAGGCAGCGCTACACCACGTTTAAGCCTCATTTTGCAGGAATGCAACTGCTGGAAAAAGCCCAAATTGCTGAAGTTGAGCCAAGCGTTGTCAAGCAAGACGGACAGAATCGCCCAGAGGAATTGGTGGCGATCGCCATTGCTAATGAATATACAGCGATCAACTACGGTACGCTCTCGCAGTCTTTTGTGGAGCAAGCCCAAACAGTCTCAGACAAAACGATTGATCTCAGGTTGGGCTGTCCCGTCCAGGCGATCGAGCCTGCTGGTTCAAACTACAAAATCACAACACCCGAAGAAACCTTGACGGCTCGGTTTGTCGTGGTTTCCGCAGGGGGACATAGCCTCTTATTTGCTCATCGAATGGGGATTGGGCTGGAATACTCCTGCTTGCCGATCGCCGGAAATTTTTACTTTACGCCTCCCGTTCTCAACGGCAAGGTTTACACAGTCCAGAACGATAAGCTGCCTTTTGCGGCAATTCATGGTGATCCCGATATCACTGCTCCTGGAAAAACGCGCTTTGGTCCAACTGCGCTACCCCTGCCGCTGCTAGAGCGCGACAACCTCAAAACTGTGGTGGATTATCTGGAAGTGCTGAAACTCGATCGCACGGTTGCCGGAGTGCTATGGGACTTATTTAAGGTGAGGGATATCCGCAACTATATTTTTAAGAACATGGCATTTGAAATGCCGATCGTGAATCGTCGCTTGTTCTTGCAAGATGCCCGAAAAATTGTCCCCTCATTGCGGCTAGAAGACCTGGAGTTTGCTCAAGGAGTCGGCGGTATTCGTCCTCAGTTGATCGATCGCACTCAGCGTCAGCTAATTTTGGGTCAGGCAGAAGTTGATCCGGGGAACGGAATCCGCTTTAATATTACGCCATCTCCAGGAGCAACAACCTGCTTAGGAAATGCCGAACAGGACATCCTGCGAATCCAGCAGCATTTGGGCTGTCAGTTCGATCGCTCCTGGTTTGAAGCAGAACAGCTTACAGCATCAGAAGTATAG